From Deltaproteobacteria bacterium, a single genomic window includes:
- a CDS encoding AMP-binding protein, translated as MLEDILIGLIVKNAAEIPDEVAIREKRYGVWSPMTWREFQEDVQRFALGLRALGFQTDDKLTIIGDNKPEWIIAEFGCMAAGGIPTGVYPDSLAEEMAYLIIYSDSRFLVARDQEQVDKVLAIWEKIKAGVEKVIVWDSRGMSHYYEEYPFLERFETVLQIGAEAEADQKDYLLKKAEAIDPAQAAIMLPTSGTTAEPKLSVLSHQNLIQASESYGRMVNMKRGDELLSIAPLAWIGEQLYTVTRWLMVGAHYSFPEETETLRKDLIELQPFYFGGTPATWEFLISTIQAAMDNADFFKRYFYNLATRTALKHTEAELTGEKAGAWNRILFHLLNFSVLRSLKNKVGLGRVKMAVTGGGAISPEVFKYFKSLGIDLRQVYGQTECAGIATTHWEDDVRPETVGVPIPDVEVKVSEDGEILVKGSNLHLGYYKKDKDTQEGFTEDGYLRTGDAGYFGEDGHLYVFDRFKDIMTLEDGTRFAPQDIETRLKFSPYIYEVMVCGAEKPYVVAIVSIDLENVGNWAKKRGMSYTTFQDLSQRPEIYELVQKEIQKLCERFPENIRIKRFAILLKELHPDDGELTRTRKVRRAFVTERYSALINDLYESQKEHHFDIEIRYEDGRISTFKGTVAIEGVYS; from the coding sequence ATGCTTGAGGATATCTTAATCGGTCTTATCGTCAAGAATGCGGCTGAGATTCCGGATGAGGTCGCCATTCGGGAGAAGAGGTATGGCGTCTGGAGTCCAATGACCTGGCGTGAGTTTCAGGAGGACGTGCAGCGTTTTGCCTTGGGCCTGAGGGCCTTGGGGTTTCAGACAGACGACAAACTGACCATCATCGGGGACAACAAACCGGAATGGATCATCGCCGAGTTTGGATGCATGGCGGCCGGAGGTATCCCCACCGGTGTATATCCTGACAGCCTGGCTGAGGAGATGGCCTACCTGATCATTTATTCTGACTCCAGATTCCTGGTGGCCCGGGATCAGGAACAGGTGGACAAGGTTCTGGCGATCTGGGAAAAAATCAAGGCTGGGGTCGAGAAGGTCATTGTCTGGGATTCTCGCGGCATGAGCCATTATTACGAGGAATACCCCTTCCTGGAGCGGTTTGAAACAGTACTTCAGATTGGGGCTGAAGCAGAAGCGGATCAGAAGGATTACCTGCTGAAAAAAGCCGAGGCGATTGATCCGGCTCAAGCGGCCATAATGCTGCCCACCTCAGGAACGACCGCCGAGCCAAAGCTTTCTGTCCTCAGCCACCAGAACCTCATCCAGGCCTCTGAAAGCTACGGCCGGATGGTGAACATGAAAAGAGGGGATGAACTTCTCTCTATCGCCCCCCTGGCCTGGATCGGGGAGCAGCTCTATACCGTGACCCGGTGGCTGATGGTCGGGGCTCATTATAGTTTCCCGGAGGAAACCGAAACACTCCGCAAAGACCTCATCGAACTTCAGCCTTTCTATTTCGGCGGAACTCCAGCCACCTGGGAGTTTCTCATCTCCACCATCCAGGCCGCCATGGACAATGCCGATTTCTTCAAACGATATTTTTATAACCTGGCCACCCGGACGGCCCTGAAACACACCGAGGCCGAACTGACCGGCGAGAAGGCCGGGGCATGGAACCGAATTCTTTTTCACCTGCTGAATTTTTCTGTTCTGCGGTCCCTCAAGAACAAGGTCGGCCTGGGACGGGTGAAAATGGCTGTTACCGGCGGCGGGGCCATTTCACCGGAGGTCTTCAAGTATTTCAAGTCCCTGGGGATTGATCTGCGCCAGGTTTACGGCCAGACTGAATGTGCTGGCATCGCCACCACCCACTGGGAGGACGACGTCAGGCCCGAGACGGTCGGGGTGCCGATCCCTGACGTTGAGGTCAAGGTCTCTGAGGACGGCGAGATTCTGGTGAAGGGATCAAATCTCCACCTTGGGTACTATAAAAAAGACAAAGACACTCAGGAGGGCTTTACCGAGGACGGTTACCTTCGCACGGGTGACGCCGGATATTTCGGCGAGGATGGACATCTTTACGTCTTCGACCGCTTCAAGGACATCATGACCCTTGAGGATGGCACCAGATTTGCCCCGCAGGACATAGAGACCCGGCTCAAGTTCAGCCCTTACATCTATGAGGTCATGGTCTGCGGGGCGGAGAAGCCCTACGTTGTAGCCATTGTGAGCATTGATCTCGAAAACGTTGGAAACTGGGCCAAAAAAAGAGGCATGTCCTATACCACCTTCCAGGACCTCTCTCAAAGGCCTGAGATCTACGAGCTGGTTCAGAAAGAAATCCAGAAGCTGTGCGAACGATTTCCAGAAAACATCAGGATAAAGCGATTCGCCATCCTCCTCAAGGAGCTTCATCCTGACGACGGCGAACTGACCAGAACGAGAAAGGTCAGGCGGGCCTTTGTCACCGAGAGATACAGCGCTCTGATCAATGATCTTTATGAATCTCAAAAGGAACATCATTTTGATATTGAGATACGCTATGAAGACGGTCGAATCTCCACCTTTAAGGGGACGGTTGCCATCGAGGGGGTCTATTCGTGA
- a CDS encoding branched-chain amino acid ABC transporter permease: MKSLSEVYSSIFSSTAVFSYREDERIFRTLFKRVWFTILLILAVITVIGSTFGIGANEYHYFILNLILINLIAAIGLNLLMGFTGLLSLGHAAFMGVGAYTSALLITKVGCPFVLSVVLAGLVAALFGLIVGIPSLRIKGFYLMVATVAFQIVIEYLIIHWDGLTRGIRGIELPTPAFFGISLESNQAFCMFLFVVTVFLMWGAKNITRSKIGRAFIAIRDNDVSAEIIGIPIFRYKLLAFAISAFYAGVAGALYASLLRTAIPEDYVFYNSIILLAMVLIGGLGFLIGTVFGVIFITLIPVLLDLIVAYLAQVYDPNITMFLGPMKELVFGGLIVLFIIFRPEGLVGVWIRIRDYFRIWPLPYISE; encoded by the coding sequence GTGAAATCCTTGTCTGAGGTCTATAGCTCCATTTTTTCTTCCACTGCTGTCTTTAGCTATCGGGAGGACGAAAGGATCTTTCGCACCCTGTTCAAAAGGGTGTGGTTTACCATTCTTCTTATCCTGGCTGTGATAACAGTGATTGGATCAACCTTCGGGATCGGCGCCAACGAGTATCATTATTTTATTCTGAACCTGATTCTGATCAATCTCATTGCGGCCATAGGCCTCAACCTCCTGATGGGCTTTACCGGGCTTCTTTCCCTCGGCCATGCCGCTTTCATGGGCGTCGGCGCTTACACTTCCGCCCTTCTTATTACCAAAGTCGGATGCCCCTTTGTACTGTCGGTGGTGCTGGCCGGTCTGGTGGCTGCCTTGTTCGGACTCATCGTGGGAATTCCTTCCCTGCGCATCAAGGGTTTCTATCTCATGGTCGCTACCGTGGCCTTCCAGATCGTGATCGAATATCTCATCATCCACTGGGACGGCCTGACTCGAGGCATCCGGGGGATCGAGCTTCCAACGCCCGCTTTTTTTGGAATCTCACTCGAAAGTAACCAGGCCTTCTGCATGTTCCTCTTCGTGGTGACGGTTTTTTTGATGTGGGGCGCAAAAAATATTACCCGCTCCAAGATCGGTCGCGCCTTCATCGCCATACGGGACAACGATGTCTCCGCTGAAATCATCGGCATACCGATCTTCCGTTACAAGCTCCTGGCCTTTGCCATCAGTGCTTTTTACGCCGGTGTCGCCGGTGCGCTCTATGCCTCGCTGCTCAGAACGGCCATCCCTGAAGACTACGTCTTTTATAACTCCATCATCCTGCTGGCCATGGTTTTGATTGGAGGTCTCGGGTTTCTAATCGGTACGGTCTTCGGCGTCATTTTCATTACCCTGATACCCGTTCTGCTGGATTTAATTGTGGCCTATCTGGCCCAGGTCTATGACCCCAATATAACCATGTTCCTTGGACCGATGAAGGAACTGGTCTTCGGCGGGCTGATTGTTCTGTTCATCATTTTCAGGCCGGAAGGACTGGTGGGGGTATGGATCAGGATACGGGATTACTTCCGGATCTGGCCCCTGCCTTACATCTCGGAGTAG
- a CDS encoding AMP-binding protein, giving the protein MGIHDYTIYDFICRNAQLYPNRDCIVYKDTRLSFKDYKDQCDRLAAGLIKSGVTPGDRLGVVAHNSDEFMFLYGAVAKIGAIMLPVNWRFKPDEVEYVLNDCTPKVVFASSDYQELVAAAARNVKSIERRYTIGKGEVPEAFHPFEELYLDDEAPGAGDVSADSGFVIIHTAAVEGRPRGALLSQANLVYSNLMMAGQYNMGIDDCCVGVLPLFHIAGLNLTLATMQAGGKNAILERFDAELTCQLIDEEKGTVFFNFAPILKMVMDKYEEGSYDFSSLRHVTGLDHPDNITRFLKLVPKVTYWTGFGQTEAMVVTGGPAFEKPGSAGRPSPLARVALFDDYDNEVPVGTPGEICVRSPAVFLGYWGCDEDNAYTFRNGWHHTGDIGRFDEEGYLWYVKRKAQKELIKPGGENVYPAEVEKVILAHEAVAEVSVIGVSDVQWGEAIKAVCVLKPSQSLEDQELIDFVASKIARYKKPKYVTFVDALPRNQDGGIDRDQVKKEHGGRY; this is encoded by the coding sequence ATGGGAATTCATGATTACACCATATATGATTTCATCTGCCGCAATGCCCAGCTCTATCCGAATCGCGACTGCATCGTTTACAAGGACACCCGTCTAAGTTTTAAAGACTATAAAGATCAATGCGACCGGCTGGCCGCGGGTCTCATAAAATCGGGCGTCACTCCAGGCGATCGTTTAGGCGTGGTGGCCCATAACAGCGATGAGTTCATGTTCCTTTACGGGGCGGTCGCAAAGATCGGCGCCATCATGCTCCCGGTGAACTGGCGTTTTAAACCGGACGAAGTGGAATACGTGCTCAATGACTGCACCCCCAAGGTCGTCTTTGCCAGCTCCGATTACCAGGAACTGGTTGCAGCAGCGGCCCGAAACGTGAAATCCATTGAAAGGCGCTATACCATTGGCAAAGGCGAAGTCCCGGAAGCGTTTCATCCGTTCGAGGAGCTGTATTTGGACGACGAGGCGCCAGGAGCAGGGGACGTTTCGGCTGACTCCGGTTTTGTGATCATCCACACGGCCGCGGTTGAGGGGCGGCCCAGAGGGGCCCTTCTGAGTCAGGCCAACCTTGTCTATTCGAACTTGATGATGGCCGGCCAGTATAATATGGGGATAGACGACTGCTGCGTCGGCGTCCTGCCTTTGTTTCACATCGCCGGGTTGAACCTGACTCTGGCCACGATGCAGGCTGGAGGAAAGAATGCCATACTCGAACGCTTTGATGCGGAGCTGACCTGCCAGCTCATTGACGAGGAGAAAGGCACGGTCTTCTTCAACTTTGCCCCGATCCTGAAAATGGTCATGGACAAGTATGAGGAAGGCTCCTATGACTTCTCGAGTCTGCGGCACGTCACGGGCCTCGATCATCCAGACAATATTACCCGGTTCCTCAAACTTGTGCCAAAGGTCACCTACTGGACCGGTTTCGGACAGACAGAGGCCATGGTCGTCACCGGAGGCCCTGCTTTTGAAAAACCCGGGAGCGCAGGCAGGCCTTCTCCGCTGGCAAGGGTGGCCCTCTTTGACGACTATGACAACGAGGTTCCAGTGGGAACTCCTGGAGAGATCTGCGTCCGTTCTCCGGCCGTCTTTCTTGGATACTGGGGATGTGACGAAGACAATGCCTATACCTTCCGGAACGGCTGGCATCACACCGGAGACATCGGGCGCTTTGACGAGGAGGGGTACCTCTGGTATGTCAAGCGGAAGGCCCAGAAGGAACTCATCAAGCCCGGCGGAGAGAATGTCTATCCAGCTGAAGTCGAAAAGGTGATCCTGGCACACGAAGCAGTGGCAGAGGTAAGCGTCATCGGGGTCTCGGACGTGCAGTGGGGCGAGGCCATCAAGGCCGTCTGCGTCCTCAAACCGAGCCAGTCCCTTGAAGATCAGGAACTCATTGACTTCGTAGCCTCCAAGATTGCGCGCTATAAGAAACCGAAATACGTGACCTTTGTGGACGCCCTGCCCAGGAATCAGGATGGAGGAATAGATCGAGACCAGGTGAAAAAGGAGCACGGCGGCCGGTATTAA
- a CDS encoding dephospho-CoA kinase gives MNTSRDWEKLIRRMELLMRLKSFPVAFKLLEDKTKLDEILFMRRLDHPSTLCQLINLVRSFDWTVGADVDGLLGNNCASIIGLSDIPQFMKEGIFRSIVWTQSRADGKKYENSIPRLPLGKYEAVAMAPLVYKPFEPDIVLIYANPAQMMLLINSLQFEDYEVMEFYCVGETSCADAIARCYLTNKPSLTIPCYGERRYGHAQDDELVMAVPAELMEKALRGMEALYKRGIRYPISYAGAEQDVAHAFPETYSGQERYLALRGKDNRLLLGVTGGIATGKTAVAKMLEELGAPIIDFDVLSRVVVDPDKPAWQDIVNFFGEQVLQEDRALDRKKLSEIVFQDMEKRKKLEGFIHPRIGEEFARLVEEYARQDPDAIIQVVIPLLIETNMHPIFHHLLMVYAPEEVQVKRLVERDNITEEMAMNIIKSQLSVEEKKGYCDLLVDNSGSLEDTRKQVEELWEQLKKIQQERKEKKKTSEA, from the coding sequence ATGAATACAAGTCGTGACTGGGAAAAATTGATTCGAAGGATGGAATTGTTGATGAGGCTAAAATCCTTTCCAGTAGCCTTTAAACTGCTGGAGGATAAAACAAAGCTTGATGAAATCCTATTTATGCGCAGGTTAGATCACCCATCTACACTTTGCCAGCTCATCAACCTTGTCAGGAGTTTTGATTGGACAGTTGGTGCAGATGTTGACGGTCTTCTGGGCAATAACTGCGCTTCTATTATCGGTCTTTCTGATATCCCTCAATTCATGAAAGAGGGGATATTTAGAAGTATCGTCTGGACCCAGAGCCGGGCAGATGGCAAGAAGTATGAAAACTCGATTCCTCGCCTGCCCCTGGGAAAATATGAGGCAGTGGCAATGGCGCCGCTCGTCTATAAACCATTTGAGCCTGATATTGTCCTTATCTATGCCAATCCGGCTCAAATGATGCTTCTTATTAACTCCCTGCAATTCGAAGACTATGAGGTCATGGAATTCTATTGTGTCGGTGAAACGTCCTGTGCTGACGCTATTGCCAGGTGCTATTTGACGAACAAACCTTCCCTGACCATCCCCTGCTATGGTGAGCGCCGCTATGGTCACGCTCAGGATGATGAATTGGTCATGGCGGTGCCAGCCGAGTTGATGGAAAAGGCTCTTCGGGGGATGGAGGCTCTTTACAAAAGAGGCATTCGCTACCCCATCAGCTACGCGGGTGCTGAACAAGACGTGGCCCACGCCTTTCCGGAAACCTACAGCGGCCAGGAAAGATATCTCGCTTTAAGAGGAAAAGACAACAGACTGCTTCTAGGCGTTACCGGGGGCATTGCCACCGGTAAGACTGCTGTTGCGAAAATGCTGGAAGAACTGGGCGCACCGATTATTGATTTTGATGTGCTCAGCAGGGTGGTCGTGGACCCGGATAAACCTGCCTGGCAGGACATCGTTAATTTCTTTGGGGAGCAGGTCCTCCAGGAAGATCGTGCTTTAGACCGGAAAAAACTTTCTGAGATCGTTTTTCAAGACATGGAGAAGCGGAAAAAACTCGAAGGCTTCATTCATCCAAGAATCGGGGAGGAATTTGCCAGACTGGTTGAGGAATACGCTCGTCAGGACCCGGATGCTATCATTCAGGTGGTGATACCTCTCCTGATAGAAACGAACATGCATCCTATTTTTCATCATCTTTTAATGGTTTATGCCCCGGAGGAAGTACAGGTTAAACGTCTCGTGGAACGGGACAATATCACGGAAGAAATGGCTATGAATATAATCAAGTCCCAGTTATCTGTCGAAGAGAAAAAAGGCTATTGCGATTTGCTTGTTGATAACTCAGGTTCACTTGAAGATACGCGTAAACAGGTTGAGGAGCTTTGGGAGCAATTAAAAAAAATTCAGCAGGAACGCAAGGAAAAGAAGAAAACATCTGAAGCGTGA
- a CDS encoding DUF2889 domain-containing protein, with product MVLRFLREKVVEVEPLADGELAVTWKLADDLLEAEIQMKVLPPDLEITEAQARIIRAPHAACASVPDLIEKVEGVRIGPGLRKIVKGLIDGPDGCSTLTAGVLECCNAVILHFTRPGIQAGDGLVLTEEEQIARGRENLKRNPRLVRSCIAFADDSPIMQGLGL from the coding sequence ATGGTTTTACGCTTTTTAAGGGAAAAGGTCGTTGAGGTGGAACCTCTGGCTGATGGAGAACTGGCTGTAACGTGGAAACTTGCCGACGACTTATTAGAAGCTGAAATCCAGATGAAAGTCCTTCCTCCGGATTTGGAAATAACGGAAGCACAGGCCCGCATTATTCGTGCGCCTCATGCAGCGTGTGCGTCCGTTCCGGATTTGATTGAAAAAGTTGAAGGGGTTCGCATCGGACCGGGCTTGCGCAAGATCGTAAAAGGATTGATAGACGGTCCTGATGGATGCAGCACTTTGACTGCTGGAGTGCTGGAGTGCTGTAACGCCGTTATTCTTCATTTCACCAGACCGGGTATTCAGGCTGGAGACGGTTTGGTGTTAACCGAGGAAGAGCAAATTGCCAGAGGGCGTGAAAATTTGAAAAGAAATCCTCGTCTGGTTCGAAGCTGCATCGCCTTTGCTGACGACAGCCCTATCATGCAGGGCCTCGGCCTTTAA
- a CDS encoding DUF2889 domain-containing protein: MITFSRSSIVGAEFPDDKTVRFHGSQTDHIYDMEIEVDVRIPEGEIVAIKGWMKRYTTPICPQAVDVLQMAVGISLREEGWDSQIMREIGRKGCEHFAEILIECGRCLDQARMARELYQPVMEDATIDQNEFTRSWVKEHPDIQGSCLARS; encoded by the coding sequence ATGATTACATTTAGTCGAAGTTCAATCGTTGGGGCGGAGTTTCCGGACGATAAAACCGTGCGGTTCCACGGCTCCCAGACAGACCACATCTATGATATGGAAATAGAAGTGGATGTCCGCATCCCTGAAGGCGAGATCGTGGCCATTAAGGGATGGATGAAACGATATACCACCCCCATATGCCCCCAAGCGGTGGATGTCCTTCAAATGGCCGTCGGGATATCGCTTCGGGAGGAAGGCTGGGATTCCCAGATCATGAGGGAAATTGGGCGCAAAGGCTGTGAGCATTTCGCCGAGATTCTGATCGAATGCGGCCGGTGCCTGGATCAGGCCCGAATGGCCAGAGAGCTTTATCAGCCCGTCATGGAGGATGCAACCATTGATCAGAATGAGTTCACCCGGAGCTGGGTCAAGGAACATCCAGATATCCAGGGTTCCTGCCTGGCCCGAAGCTAG
- a CDS encoding PHP domain-containing protein encodes MRVDLHIHTSPRSLCSHIDPPDLIQEVKRLGLDGFCLTEHQVIWDPHEVDELARDEGIKIFRGNEITTNQGDILVFGYEEDLQGVVPIKVLHNKVREANGFMIAAHPFRGFKTFGIGQLKMNVDQACKRKVFQYIDSIEVRNGKLNEQENDMASQVAERLGLPGTAGSDAHNLDEVGKWITVFERDVQNEQELMEELRAGRFTIGSAR; translated from the coding sequence ATGCGCGTTGATCTGCATATACACACCAGCCCCCGCTCTCTCTGCAGCCACATTGATCCTCCTGACCTGATCCAGGAAGTCAAGCGGTTAGGCCTGGACGGATTCTGTTTGACCGAACACCAGGTTATCTGGGACCCTCACGAGGTGGATGAACTGGCCCGGGACGAAGGCATCAAAATCTTCAGAGGAAATGAGATCACCACCAATCAGGGGGACATCCTGGTCTTTGGGTATGAGGAGGACCTCCAGGGGGTGGTGCCCATCAAAGTTCTTCACAACAAGGTCAGAGAGGCCAATGGTTTTATGATCGCGGCTCATCCCTTCCGCGGCTTTAAAACTTTCGGAATTGGCCAGCTCAAGATGAATGTGGACCAGGCCTGCAAGCGAAAGGTCTTTCAGTACATAGACAGCATTGAGGTCAGAAATGGCAAGCTCAATGAACAGGAGAACGATATGGCCAGCCAGGTGGCCGAACGCCTGGGCCTCCCGGGCACGGCAGGCAGCGATGCCCATAACCTTGATGAAGTCGGAAAATGGATCACTGTTTTCGAACGGGACGTCCAGAATGAACAGGAGCTGATGGAGGAACTCCGCGCCGGACGGTTCACCATTGGATCAGCACGATAA
- a CDS encoding CGGC domain-containing protein, protein MEKILIVGCKRAMDDVCIGCSRCMVGFNRREGEFSRYKDQEAGLMGLLNCGDCPGATIVTRLAQVNLWNAPMEEKVTKVHVAPCVIDHCPYKDTILAKIKAKCGVEVIEGTHPYMPEDIFA, encoded by the coding sequence ATGGAAAAGATATTGATTGTGGGCTGTAAACGGGCCATGGATGACGTCTGTATCGGATGTTCGAGATGTATGGTCGGATTTAACCGACGGGAAGGCGAGTTCAGCCGTTATAAGGACCAGGAAGCTGGATTAATGGGCCTTTTGAATTGTGGTGACTGCCCGGGCGCGACCATTGTCACCAGGCTGGCTCAGGTCAATCTCTGGAACGCGCCCATGGAAGAAAAGGTGACCAAGGTCCATGTGGCTCCCTGTGTCATAGATCACTGCCCTTACAAGGATACGATCCTGGCCAAGATCAAGGCCAAGTGCGGCGTAGAGGTCATCGAAGGCACTCACCCCTACATGCCGGAAGACATCTTTGCCTGA
- a CDS encoding LysM peptidoglycan-binding domain-containing protein encodes MKRIFIFLLAAGFFTLGSGCGVPESDYKQLESELAAVKEELSRSQGELNSLGKELLDLQKENQALKKQAEKDRLEIKRPETVTRAKSALQGRQPQAKKPRIYTVKPGDTLWQISRKAGVSVEALMKINNIQDTDIKVGQELLLP; translated from the coding sequence ATGAAGAGAATCTTTATTTTTTTACTTGCCGCCGGTTTTTTTACCCTGGGAAGCGGGTGCGGGGTTCCGGAATCGGACTACAAACAGCTTGAATCCGAACTTGCTGCGGTCAAAGAGGAGCTGTCTCGGTCACAAGGAGAGCTTAACTCATTGGGAAAGGAGTTGCTTGACCTTCAGAAGGAAAACCAGGCCTTAAAAAAGCAGGCTGAAAAAGACAGGCTTGAGATCAAGCGGCCAGAAACCGTTACCAGGGCTAAGTCGGCTCTCCAGGGGCGGCAGCCGCAGGCTAAAAAGCCCCGGATTTACACGGTCAAACCGGGTGATACTCTATGGCAAATCTCCCGCAAGGCCGGTGTATCGGTTGAGGCCTTGATGAAGATCAATAATATTCAGGACACGGACATCAAGGTCGGGCAGGAGCTGCTTCTGCCTTGA
- a CDS encoding MBL fold metallo-hydrolase, producing the protein MIVTQILVGQFAVFCYLIGCEATHEALVIDPAGDEDRIKDAAQEAGLNIKYIFNTHGHPDHTCGNARMKEITGAAIVMHALDDDIFNIKGNARMASVWGLAQSPPADIRLDQEKTFRVGQVNLEIIHTPGHTPGGLCLLGEGQLFTGDTLFVGSGGRTDLPYGSLSALLDSIKKLMALPDDTVIWPGHDYGDVPTSTIGREKKTNVYVVEFDLLEE; encoded by the coding sequence ATGATCGTCACACAAATCCTCGTTGGACAGTTTGCTGTTTTTTGTTACCTCATCGGCTGCGAGGCCACGCACGAGGCCCTGGTAATAGACCCGGCCGGTGACGAAGATCGCATCAAGGACGCGGCGCAGGAAGCCGGCCTGAACATCAAGTACATCTTCAACACGCACGGCCATCCAGACCACACCTGCGGTAACGCCCGCATGAAGGAAATAACCGGGGCGGCCATTGTGATGCATGCCTTGGATGATGATATCTTTAATATCAAAGGCAACGCTCGCATGGCTTCGGTCTGGGGCCTGGCTCAGTCTCCCCCGGCTGATATCAGGCTGGACCAGGAAAAGACCTTCAGGGTCGGTCAGGTCAATCTGGAGATTATTCATACGCCCGGTCATACCCCTGGAGGCCTCTGCCTGCTTGGAGAAGGCCAGCTCTTTACCGGCGACACCCTGTTCGTAGGCAGCGGTGGCCGAACCGATCTGCCATATGGTTCCCTGTCCGCCCTGCTGGATTCCATCAAGAAACTGATGGCCTTGCCTGACGACACGGTCATCTGGCCTGGCCACGACTACGGCGACGTCCCGACCTCGACCATCGGCCGTGAAAAAAAGACTAATGTCTATGTGGTTGAGTTCGATCTTTTAGAGGAATAG
- the trkA gene encoding Trk system potassium transporter TrkA → MKVIIVGAGEVGYHIANKLSKENKDVVLIDLDAERLKEVGETLDVQTLHGSGASPTLLRLAGIESADMIIAVTDSDESNLVTCLMGRLLATGTTRIARIRNQDFFNIEELITGEVLDLSLVINPEAEVVKTILRLLEVPGAMDVVDFADGLVRLIGLKITPDSNLAGLTMAQLREIDPEQHILIAAIYRDTSVIIPHGGTQLEIGDLVYLPARPEEVERILRIFGRTSAAVRNIFIVGGGQVGTGLALALEDWPVTVKLIERNVEVCQELSEILNKTIILKGDGTDQSLLEEENVADADVFIALTNDEEENVLSCLQAKRLGARQAITRINKFSYIPLVTAIGLETMVSSRLSAISVILQHIRRGKVVSVAALKGEDAEAIEFVALESSDIVGRSIEEIKFPHQAIIAAIVRQNHVIIPTGQTIIQPDDRIIIFTRREAISKVEKAFMVKLEYF, encoded by the coding sequence TTGAAGGTTATCATCGTCGGCGCCGGCGAGGTCGGCTATCATATCGCTAACAAGCTCTCCAAAGAGAACAAAGACGTGGTCCTGATAGACCTGGATGCGGAGAGGCTCAAGGAGGTCGGTGAGACCCTGGACGTTCAGACCCTACATGGCTCTGGAGCCAGCCCTACCCTGCTGCGCCTGGCCGGTATAGAATCCGCTGACATGATCATTGCGGTGACTGACAGTGATGAATCCAATCTTGTTACCTGCCTCATGGGCCGCCTCCTTGCCACGGGCACGACGCGCATCGCCCGCATCCGCAACCAGGATTTCTTTAATATCGAAGAGTTAATAACTGGAGAGGTGCTGGATTTATCCCTGGTCATCAATCCTGAGGCGGAGGTGGTCAAGACGATCCTTCGCCTGCTCGAGGTTCCGGGCGCCATGGATGTGGTTGACTTTGCGGACGGCCTGGTCAGGCTGATCGGGCTCAAGATAACCCCTGATTCAAACCTGGCCGGTCTGACCATGGCCCAGCTTCGTGAAATTGATCCTGAGCAGCACATCCTTATTGCCGCCATTTACCGGGACACGAGCGTGATCATCCCGCACGGCGGGACGCAGCTTGAGATCGGCGATCTGGTTTATCTGCCAGCGCGGCCTGAAGAGGTGGAAAGGATCCTGCGCATCTTCGGGCGAACCTCAGCCGCGGTGCGCAATATTTTTATCGTCGGCGGCGGGCAGGTCGGAACGGGGCTGGCCTTGGCCTTGGAGGATTGGCCTGTCACGGTCAAACTGATCGAAAGAAACGTGGAAGTTTGCCAGGAGTTGAGTGAAATCCTGAACAAGACCATCATCTTGAAAGGGGATGGCACCGACCAATCCCTGCTCGAGGAAGAGAACGTCGCCGATGCAGACGTCTTTATCGCCCTGACCAATGACGAGGAGGAAAACGTCCTCTCATGTCTGCAGGCCAAACGATTGGGGGCGCGGCAGGCCATTACCCGGATCAATAAGTTCTCTTACATCCCCCTGGTCACGGCCATAGGTCTCGAGACAATGGTCAGTTCGCGCCTCTCAGCGATTTCGGTCATCCTCCAGCATATCCGTCGAGGCAAGGTCGTTTCCGTGGCGGCCCTTAAAGGTGAAGACGCCGAAGCCATCGAATTCGTGGCCTTGGAAAGCTCGGATATCGTCGGGCGATCCATTGAGGAAATCAAGTTTCCTCACCAGGCAATTATCGCGGCCATTGTACGGCAGAATCATGTCATCATCCCCACCGGGCAGACCATTATCCAACCTGATGATCGAATCATAATCTTTACGCGCCGGGAGGCCATCAGCAAGGTAGAAAAGGCCTTTATGGTCAAGCTGGAGTATTTCTAG